From Ascochyta rabiei chromosome 16, complete sequence, the proteins below share one genomic window:
- a CDS encoding 3'-5'-exoribonuclease, translating into MATNTDRRRNNAPSGGTHAPVFSRTLREPEYLQTLRPTRTRGPNELRRIFLQTSIIPSASGSAYLEIPSLSPSSSSTLIPPTSSLKITASIQGPKPLPRSAPFSPSLLLTTTVKFAPFATRHRRGYIRDSTERDLGVHLETALRGVIIGERWPKSGVEVVITILEEDEDGWWGDTHASGSGWGLLNVLAGCITVASAAITDAGIDCVDMVCGGVAAIVRNPDSKLENDLLRVLDPCPAEHKQVIAACAVGYLASRDEVTEIWMKGDIGPDPDALIEGATHAAVGSLAVVKEVLLEAVQAKFREESESGEGALKRKAQDVEMTG; encoded by the exons ATGGCGACGAATACAGATCGGAGAAGAAACAATGCGCCGAGCGGCGGCACACATGCGCCAGTGTTTTCTCGGACGCTCAGAGAGCCAGAATACCTCCAGACATTGAGGCCGACAAGAACAAGAGGGCCAAACGAGCTCCGCAGGATCT TCCTACAAACTTCCATCATACCCTCCGCCTCAGGCTCTGCGTACCTCGAAATACCTTCTCTGTCcccgtcgtcatcgtcgacACTTATCCCACCTACATCCTCTCTCAAGATCACCGCTTCGATCCAGGGACCCAAGCCATTGCCCCGCAGCGCACCCTTCAGTCCCTCTCTGCTCCTCACAACTACAGTCAAGTTTGCGCCTTTTGCGACACGGCACAGACGAGGCTACATACGCGATAGCACGGAGCGTGACCTCGGCGTACACCTGGAGACAGCATTAAGGGGTGTAATAATCGGCGAACGTTGGCCCAAGAGTGGGGTTGAGGTGGTAATTACGATTCTTGAGGAAGACGAGGATGGCTGGTGGGGCGATACTCATGCCAGTGGGAGTGGCTGGGGTCTGTTGAATGTTTTGGCGGGGTGTATCACAGTCGCTAGCGCAGCGATCACAGACGCTGGGATTGACTGTGTGGACATGGTGTGCGGAGGCGTCGCCGCTATCGTCCGGAATCCGGATTCAAAGTTGGAGAATGATCTGCTGAGAGTACTGGATCCTTGCCCAGCAGAGCACAAGCAGGTCATCGCAGCATGTGCAGTGGGATACTTGGCTTCGAGAGACGAGGTTACAGAAATCTGGATGAAGGGAGATATTGGCCCCGATCCAGATGCTCTCATCGAGGGTGCTACACATGCTGCTGTCGGCAGTTTAGCGGTCGTGAAAGAGGTGCTCCTTGAAGCTGTACAGGCAAAGTTCCGAGAAGAATCCGAAAGTGGCGAGGGAGCACTGAAGAGGAAGGCCCAAGATGTGGAGATGACAGGTTGA